Part of the Cryptosporangium arvum DSM 44712 genome, GCCGTGCGCGTTGGAGATTTGAGAAGGGCTGTCCCTAGTACGAGAGGACCGGGACGGACGAACCTCTGGTGTGCCAGTTGTTCCGCCAGGAGCATGGCTGGTTGGCTACGTTCGGAAGGGATAACCGCTGAAAGCATCTAAGCGGGAAGCCTGCTTCGAGATGAGGTCTCCCACCACCTTGAGTGGTTAAGGCCCCCGAGTAGACGATCGGGTTGATAGGCCGGATGTGGAAGCCTGGTAACAGGTGGAGCTGACCGGTACTAATAGGCCGAGGGCTTGCCCACAAAGTATGACGTTGAAAGTAAGTAGTCGCATCCACTGTGTGGTTCCCAGACCACGAACAGCATTGGTTTCTGTTCAGTAGGTCTGATCAGGTTCCGGTGGTTATAGCGAGGAGGAAACGCCCGGTCCCATTCCGAACCCGGAAGCTAAGCTCCTCAGCGCCGATGGTACTGCACTGGTGATGGTGTGGGAGAGTAGGACGCCGCCGGACTTTTCTTCGAGAAATGCCGCTGCCCATAGAAGGGCAGCGGCATTTTTTGTGTTCCGACCCATCTCCCGATCGGATAGGTCTGAGCTCAAACTGTCGTTGGACGAGATGCCAACCCCGGCGCACGCTCGAACCATGCGAACAAGGCACCACCTTGGGTTCTGGCTCATCGCCGGCGCGTTCCTCACCGCCATGGCGTTCTCCACCGTGCCGACCCCGCTCTACGTCCTCTACCAGCGCCGAGACGGCTTCTCGTCGTTCGTCGTCACGGTGGTGTTCGCGACCTACGCGGTCGGCGTCGTGATCAGCCTGCTCCTCGCCGGGCACATCTCGGACCGGGTCGGGCGCAAGCGCGTTCTCCTGCCGGCCCTGGGCCTCGAACTTCTCGCGGCGCTGATCTTCCTGTCCTCGGCCGGGCTCCCCGAGCTGCTGCTCGCGCGCTTCGTGTCCGGGCTCGGCGTCGGCATGATCGCGGCGACGGCGACCGCCTACTTGAGCGAGCTCCACGCGCTGAGCCGCCCCGGTGACGGGACCGGCCGGTTCGAGATGGTCTCGACCGCGGCGAACATCGGTGGGCTCGGCGTCGGACCGCTGGTGGCCGGTGCGCTCGCGCAGTACCTGCCGGCGCCCCTGCACACGCCGTACCTGTTGTTCGCGGTGTTGCTGGTGCTGGCGATCATCGGGGTCGGGTTCACGAAGGAGACCGTCGACCTGTCGTCGGAGCGGCCGGCCTGGCGTCCGCAGCGGATCGGGATCACCGGCACCGACCGGCGGGCGTACCTCGCGGCGGCGGTCACCGCGTTCACCGCGTTCGCGGTCTTCGGGCTGTTCAACTCGCTCGCGCCGGGGTTCGTCGCCGGAACGCTGCACCACCCGAGCCGGCTGCTCGCCGGCGTCGTCGTCTTCGTGGTGTTCGGGGCCGCGGCCACGGCCCAGACGCTCACCAGCGGTCTGCGTCCGGCGGCGCGGTTCGGGCTCGGTGTGAGCGTCGAGGCGCTCGGGCTGCTGGTGCTGGTCGCCGGTATGGCCACCGGGAACCTCGCGGGATTCCTGGTCGGCGGGGCGCTGGCCGGTGCCGGCAGTGGCGTCGTGTTCAAGTCGGCGATCGGAGCGGTCATCTCGTCGGCGGCCCCGGCCGCCCGCGGTGAGGCGCTGGCCGGCTTGTTCCTGATCGGCTACCTGGGGCTGATCGTCCCGTCGCTGGCCCTCGGCGTCACCACCCGGTTCGTCGACGCCACCACGGCGATGTACTGGTTCACCGGTGCGCTGCTCTTCCTGCTGGCCACCGGCGCCTGGCTGCACGGCGCCGAGTCGCCCCGCCGCCTGGTGACCACGTCAGGGAGTGTGCTGGGGAAGTAGGGCCAGGAAGGCCCGCGCGGCCGCACTGGGTCGGCGGAGCGTGGACGTGGCGGCGGAGAGAGGCCAGCGCATGTCCGCGTCCGTCACCGGCAGGGACCGCAGGTCGCTCCGCCCGGGGATCAGGAAGCGGGGGAGCAGCGCCACCCCCATGCCGTGGCGGACGAAGTCGGCGCCGGTAGCGATGTTCACGATCTCGATCGACACCGAACGCTGCAGCCCGGCGGCGGCGAACGCGCGGTCGGTCACCGCGCGGTTGCCGTAGCCGTCCGGGAAGTCGACGAACGGCTCGTCGGCGAAGTCGGTGAGCCGCACCGACTCCCGGGCCGCGAGCGGGTGCGCGGCCGGCACGACGAGGTCCAGCGGCGCGTCGGCGAGATCGCGCAGTGCGATGCCGGGCGGCGCGCCCCCGGGCATCGACACGAACGTGACGTCGAGCTTTCCCTCGGTGAGCGAGTCGACGAGCCCCGCCGACCCGGACGGTGCCGCGCTGAGCCGCAGGTGCACGGCCGGGTGGCGGCGGTGGTAGTCGGCCATCAGCGCGGGCAGATCGATGAGGTCGATCGCGGTGAGCGTGCCGATCCGCAGCGTGCCCCGGATGCCCCCGCGGACCTCCTGCACGGCCTCGCGGGCGTCGCGAGCGGCGTCCAGGGCCGCGCGGGCCTTGGGCAGGAACGCCGCACCGGCGTCGGTGAGCTCGATCTGCCGGCCGGACCGGTCGAACAGCGCGGCCCCCAGGTCCTTCTCGAGCGCCTTGATCGCCGACGACACCCCGGACTGCACGATCCGCAGACGCGTGGAGGCCTTCGTGAAGCTCTGCTCCTCCGCGACCGCGACGAAGAACTCCAGGTGACGCAACTCCATGCGCCGACTATCTCAGCCGCGCGGACCGGCGTCGGCAACGAAGACGGCCGCCGTACGGGCGGGCACCGTGAACGCGCCCGAGCCGACCACGAACGACGCGGTGCGGACCACCGGGTCCGGCCCGGACGCCTGCACCGGGTGCAGCGCGAAGTCCGCCCCGGCTGCGGCCGGCACGAACTGCGTGGTCGCGAACGGCGTCGCGTTGAACACCACCACGAGCGCCGTCCCGGTGGAGCCCGGACGGTCGTCGATCATCATCACGATCACCCCCGGCGCCGACGCCGGGAACGACACCGAGCCGGGGTCGCGCAGCCGGAACAGCGGCGTCGACGCACGCAACCGCAACAGCGTCTCGGCGGACGCAGTCGCGGCCTCGACGTCCTCGGCGGTGGGACGCAGCGCCGCGTCGGCGAGCAGCGGGCGCGCGTACTTCCACCACGCGGCGTTCTTCGCGGCCGGCGGCAGACCGCGGCCGAAACCATGTGTCACCCCGGTCGGGTCGTAGACGTTGAACCAGTCGCCGGAGTTGTAGCTGTCGGCGTCGAACGACTTGCTGCGCAGCGACTCGACCCCCGCGTGCCAGAACGTCAGCCCCGGCCCGACCGCGGTCAGCGCCAGCGCCAGCGTGTTCATCCGGATCCGGTCGGCCATGCTCGTCGTCGGCGGCAGCTTGTAGGTGAGCGCGTCGTACAGGGTGAGGTTATCGTGCGCGTCGACGTAGGTGACCGCGTCGGCGTTCGTCAGCCCGCTCCGGATCCGGTCCTGCAGCGCGGACAGTTGGTCCCGGGACGACGGCGACACCCCGTTCGGATCGGTGAACAGACCGCTGGCGAAGCCCTGGACGCGCGGGTCGTCGTCGAACGGGGAACCGCCCCGGACGGCGTCACGCAGCGAGTCGTCGAACGTGCTGACCCCGGTGCCCACCATGTTGGCCTGCGAGGCGTTGACGAACAGCGCGTTGCCGGCGACCTCGCCGAAATCCCAGCCCTCGCCGTACAGGAGCCCGTCGTAGCGCTCCCGGAGCTCCACCAGCAGCGCCCGCGGGTGGTGGCCCATGAGGTCGAACCGGAACCCGTCGACGCCGTAGGCGCGCGCCCAGGTGAGCACCGAGTCGATCAGGAGCTTGCCCGCCATCGTGTGCTCGGTGGCCGTGTTCGGGCAGCACGTGGACGTGTACACGACGCCGGTGTCGTCGAGACGGTGGTAGTAGCCGGGCACGATCCGGTCGAGGTTGTTGGTGCCACCCTGTCCGGCGGTGGCCGTGTGGTTGTAGACGACGTCCAGAACCACACGCAGCCCGACGCGGTGCAGCGCGTCGACCATCGCGCGCACCTCCGCGGTGCGGGCGTCGGGATCGACGGCGTACGAGCCCTCCGGAACCGTCCAGTGCAGCGGGTCGTAGCCCCAGTTGAAGCCGTCCTCGTCGGCCACCGCGGTGACGCGTTCCTGCTGCTCGGCGCCGTCGGGAGCGAAACCGTGCAGATCGCCGGGTCCGGCCGAGCGCACGTCGTCCACCGAGGAGAAGTCCGCCACCGGCAGCAGGTGCACGGTGGTGAGCCCGGCGCGCGCCAGCCGGGCCAGGTGGGTCATGCCGACCGAGTCGGGGTGGGTGAACGCGAGGTAGGTACCGCGGTGCTCGGGCGGCACCGACGTGTCGCCGATCGAGAAGTCGCGGACGTGTAGTTCGTAGATCGCCCGGTCGGGGCCGGGCGGCGACGGGGTGCCGGTCCACTCACCGAGGTCGACCAGCCGGCTGTGGGTCGAGTTGACCGCTAGACCGATCGAATACGGATCGGTCACCCGGTTGTGCTCCACCCGCCCGGTCTCCGGCACGAACACCTCGACGTCGAACCGGTAGTCACGGTCCTTCCACGTGGGCTCCCCGGTCACGGTCCAGACGCCGTCGCCGTCCCGGCGCATCGGGTGGACCCCGTCGCCGATCCGGACGGCGACGCTCTTCGCGGTCGGGGCCCACAGCGAGAGCGACGGGACGCCGTCGCGCCAGACCGGGCCGAGCGTGCGTGTCGCGGCCCCCGCGTACAGGTCGTCGAGCACACCGGCGATCTGCACGCCGGTCGCGTCGACGAGTTCGTCGTCGGCGTCGTAGGCGGCGACGACCAGCTGGCCGGTCAGCAGCTCACGCACCGGCAGGTCGGGCACCCGCAGGCCGGGGAGCAGGTCGACGCCGGTGCCGCCGGTGACGCGGCCGCCGGTCACCGCAAGGCCGCCGCGCGGAGCGGTGTGCAGGCGTACGCGGTCAGCCGGTCTCCAGACGATCCGGTCGGTGGAGATCCAGCGGGCCGCGGCGCGGGCCAGATCGACGTCCATCACCCTCGGTGCTACCCGTTCAGCGGCGGAAGAAGTATTCCCGGGAGCCGGTCGTGCCGAGCAGGATCAGCACCGCGATCGCGGCGACCGACGGACGGTGGTCGAACACGGCTGCCAGCACTGCGCCGACGAGCGCGTACGCCGCGGCCATGACGTACGCGACCCGGTTGCCGCGGAGCAGCCCGGCGGCGATCAGCGCGGCGCCGACCACACCGAGGCCGAGCGTCGCGGCGGTGGCCGAATCGCGCTCGGTGACGTGCAGGAGCGCCGACAGTGCGAACACCATCGCCTGCAGGCCGACGAGGGCCGCGGCCCAGAGCACGTAGGTGGGTTTGTGGTCGCGCCGCTTGTACATCAGCGCGGCCGCGAGGGCGGACTGGTCGTTCATGGCTTCTCCAAGGACCGGAACGGGGTGCTTTCCAGCCTGCGTTCCGTCCCGGCGCCGGTCCGTCCCTCCGCCGACCTCGGGGGTGTCACCGCCCGAACAGTTCCCCGGCCAGGCGTTCGAGTACCCGGAGGACGTCGGAAAGCGACTCGGCGAACGGCTGCACGAGCACCTCGTCGGCGCCCGCTTCCCGGTGCGCGTGCAGCCGCGCGGCGATCGCGGCCTCGTCGCCCCAGGCGAGCAGGTCGTCGACCAGCCGGTCGCTGTATCCGGCCACGAGGTCGTCGTCGCCGTACCCGAGCCGCCGGTAGCTGCGGACGTACGGATTGTCCGCGGCCGGCATCCGCCCGAACACCGCGCGGAGGCGGGCGCGGGCGGCGTCCGGGTCGGTCTCCAGCACCGCGGCCTGGTGCGGTACCACGAGCGCTCCGGGCCCGACCGCGTCCCGGGCGACCCGGGTGTGCGCCACCGGTTGCAGGAACGGGTGGACCCCGTCCGCGCGCTCGGCGGCCAGCCCGAGAGCTTTCGGCCCGAGCGCCGCGAGCACCCGGGGGTACCGGACGTCCGGCAGCAGCGGAACGGCGTCGAACTCGTCGAGGTAGGCCCGGAGCGCGCTCGGACCGGCCGCGCCGCCGAGGCCGAGCACGTACCGGCCGGGGAAGGCCTCGGCCAGTGTGGCGGCGGCACCGCGCATCGTCGCCGGACCACGGGCCGCGACGTTCGCGATGCCGCTGCCGACGACCAGCCGGTCGGTCGCGGCGAGGGCGATCGCATGGTGGCTGAAGATCTCCCTGGCCGGCGCGACCGTGGCCGCGGCCGGGGCGGGTTCGCCGGTCCAGAGCGAGTGGTAACCGAGCTCCTCGATTCGCGCGAACGCCGTCCGCTGCTCGGCGATCGTCGAAGTGAGGAACGGAGCGGGGGCCAGCCAGACGCCGATCACGGTCGCCTCCTAAACGGGGAATGTCTCCGGTTAAGATACGGAGACAGTCCCCGGTTAGCAAACGGGTTGCGCCGCGAGGTAGGAACGGGGCATGACAACACTTGGCGTCGTTTTCCGTCCTCAAGTACCCCCGGAGCGGCTGCGCGCGGTGGCCCGTGCGGCGGACGACGCCGGCCTCGAAGAGCTCTGGCTCTGGGAGGACTGCTTCTGGCAGAGCGGTATCGCCGGAGCCGCGGCGGCGCTGTCGGCGACCGAGCGGCTGCGTGTCGGCATCGGCCTGATGCCCGTCCCGTTCCGTAACCCGGTCCTGGCCACGCTGGAGGTGGCCACCCTCGAGCGGATGTTCCCCGGCCGCTTCCTGCCGGGCTTCGGTCACGGCGTCCAGGACTGGATGGGCCAGGTCGGCGCACGGGCGGCCTCGCCGTTGACCCTGCTCCGCGAGAACGTCGACGCGATGCGCGCGCTGCTGCGGGGTGAGGAGCTCAGCGTTTCCGGCCGGTACGTGAAGCTGGACAAGGTCAAGCTCGACTACCCGCCGGAGCAGGCGCCGCCGATCCTGGTCGGTGCGGTCGGGCCGAAGACCCTGCGGCTGGCCGGCGAGCACGCCGACGGCACGATCCTCGACAGCCAGAAGACGGTCTCCGACGTGCGGGAGGCGGTCGCGATGATCGGCGAGGGGCGGGCCGCGGCCGGTCGCACCGACCCCCACTCGATCGTGTACATGGGCGTGGCGGTGACCGGTCCGGATGCCGAGGCCCGGCTGCAGGCCGAGCTCGACTACTGGAAGTACGACCCGGCGTCGGGGCTCGGGGTGGCCGGCGGCGCCGAGGCGTTCGCGGCCGAGGCGGCCAAGTTCGCCGGGGCCGGCGCGGACACGATGATCTTCCAGCCGCCCGCCGACGAGCCCGACCTGGAAGGGTACGTCCGCTTCGTGGCGCAGGAAGTTCGTCCGCTGGTTGGATGATTCTTCGAACGTCTGTGCGATGATCGCTGGGTGTCCTCGGAGGCGAGCATCCTGCATGCCGATCTCGACGCGTTCTACGCGTCGGTCGAGCAGCGGGATGATCCGCGCCTGCGTGGGCGCCCGGTGATCGTCGGCGGCGGGGTCGTTCTCGCCGCCAGTTACGAGGCGAAGGCCTGCGGCGTCCGTACCGCGATGGGCGGGCGGATGGCGCGGGCGCTGTGCCCGCAGGCGATCGTCGTCCCGCCGCGGATGAGCGCCTACAGCGAGGCCAGCCGAGCGGTGTTCGAGGTGTTCCGCGACACCACCCCGCTGGTCGAGGGCCTCTCGATCGACGAGGCGTTCCTCGACGTCGGGGGCTTGCGCAAAGTGAGCGGTTCGCCGGCCGACATCGCGGCCCGGCTGCGTGTCGCGGTACGCGAGCGGGTCGGGCTCGCGATCACGGTCGGGGTCGCGCGCACCAAGTTCCTCGCGAAGGTCGCGAGCGGCGTCGCGAAGCCCGACGGGTTGCTCGTCGTGGAGTCCGGCACCGAGCTGGCGTTCCTGCACGAGTTGCCGGTGGAGCGGCTCTGGGGCGTCGGGACGGTGACGTCGGCGAAGCTGCGGGCGCGGCGCATCGTCACGGTCGGGCAGGTGGCGCGGCTCGGCGAGGCGTACCTCGTGTCGGTGCTCGGGCAGCATGCCGGGCGGCACCTGCACGCGCTGGCGCACAACCGTGATCCGCGGCCGGTGGTCGTGGGGCGTCGGCGGCGTTCGATGGGCGCGCAGCGGGCGCTCGGGCGGGGGCCGCACGGCACGCCGGATCTGGAGGCCGCGCTGGCGGGGCTGGTCGACCGGGTGGGTCGCCGGATGCGGAAAGCGTCGCGGTCCGGGCGCACGGTGACGTTGCGGCTGCGCTTCGACGACTACACCCGCGCTACCCGGTCGCACACGCTCACCCGGCCGACGTCGGCGACGGCGGTGTTGCTCGGCGCCGCGCGTGATCTGCTCGCGGCCGCGCTGCCGCTGATCACCGAGCGGGGTATCACGCTGATCGGGGTCGCGGTCGGCAACCTCGACTCGCAGGGGGAGCAGCTGCTGCTGCCGCTGGAGGGCCCCGACGACGGTGGGCTGGACTCCGCGCTCGACGCGGTGCGGGAGCGGTTCGGCTCGTCCGCGGTCACGCGGGCCACGCTGCTGGGGCGCGGCGAGGGCGTTGCGGTTCCGCTGCTGCCGGACTGAGCTGCGTCTTCGGCGTCCGGTCCGGCGGGTCGGGGACGAATCGCGGGCTCGGCGGGGAATCCGTTGTGCTCGGGCCTATTCTCAGTGTGTGGCCACGCTTCCGGAACCCACCTCGCGCCCGGATACCGACCCGGCCTCCGGCCGGCTCTCGGCACCGGTATCACCCGCCCCGCCGCCCGAAGCCCCGCAGGCACCGGTAGCCTCGTCGTCGTTCGCCGCTCCCGAGCCGTCGGCTCCCGCCGCTCCCGAGGCGTCAGCTCCGCCCGCTGCCCCGGAGCCGCAGGCGGCGCCGGCGCCCGCCTTCGAGCCGCTGGCGGCCGAGCCGTTGGCTCCGCCGGCCCCGGCCTTCCCGGAATCGGCCACCGCTCCGTCGGCGCCGGGCGCGGAGGCGGCGGTTCCCCCGGCGCCCACGTCGGGCCCGGGCGCCGGGGCGCCGGGGCGGATGGACATGCGTGCGTCCAACACGGACCGGGAACGGGTGGCCGCGGCCCTGCACGAGGCCGCCACCGAAGGCCGCATCGACCTCCACGAACTCGACGCCCGCCTCGCGCAGGTCTACTCGGCCCGCACCTACGGTGAGCTGATCCCGCTCACCCGGGACATCCCGATGCCGCGCGCGGAGTTCACCCCGGAACCGACCACGAACACCGCCGCGCACCCGGTGCTCCCGCCCTCCACCTGGGCGGCCGCGGTGATGAGCGGCTTCAAGCGCTCCGGTCCATGGACCGTGCCCGAGAAGTTCGAGTGCATCGCCTTCTGGGGCGGCGGCGAGGTGGACCTCCGGGAAGCCGTGTTCACCAGCTCCACGGTGACGATCCGCGCGGTGGCGATCATGGGCGGCATCGAGATCACCGTGCCGGAGAACGCGACCGTGCACGTCAACGGCATCGGCATCATGGGCGGTTTCGACGACAACGCGACCGGGCCCGGCGTACCCGGCGCCCCGGTCATCATCGTCACGGGCCTGTCGTTCTGGGGCGGCGTCGACGTGAAGCGCAAGCCTCCGAAGGCCGAGATCGAACGCCGCCGCCTGGAACGCAAGCGCCTCAAAGCCGACAAGCGAAACCGCCGCGACCTCGACGACTAACTGAACCGGGGCGCGGAAGCACCGGTCAGGTGACCGGCGGGGACCTTCCGGCCGGCCAGCACCAGGAGCAGGTCGGTGGCGTGGCCGGAGAGCGGTTCGCCGTCGCCGACGCTCCAGTCCAGGTCGTCGGCGCACAGCCGGACGCCGGTCAGGTCGACGCCGAAGTACTTCTGGCCGTGCTCGACGTCCCAGGCGTCCAGCACCGCGCGCACCGTCGGTTCCGGCACGGGCCAGTCCACGCCGAGCGGCACCATGACGTCGAGCGCGTGCACGGTCTCGTGCGTGAGCGTCGTCGGGTACCCGGTGCCCGGTGGCTTCCACGGGTGGTGGACGTTGTCGCGGATCGACGCGGTCAGCTCGGCGCTGGAGAGCGCGGCGGCGTCGGCGGCCGCGCGGCGGTCGTTCAGCCGGTGGAAGTTGAAGCCCGCCAGCGCGAAGTGCCAGAAAAACCGGCCGGCGGGGTAGCGGAACTCCATCGCGACGTGCGCGATCACCTCGCGGACGCGCCAGCCGTCGCAGAGCGTCGGGGCGTCCCAGCTCGCTTCGGGGAGCGACGTGAGCGTGTCGGCGAGCTGTACTCGCTGCGCGGCGATGAGGGTGCGGATCATCGGGGGGACATCCTTTCGGAGTGCGGTCTTCACCCCACCGACGAACGGCCACCGCCCACCGAGGACAGGCGCCGCCGGAGAAATTTCCGCTCCGGTTCGGTCGCGGCCTTCCGGATCGCCTCGCGGTAGGCGTCGGCGGCTTCGGTCGTGCGGCCCAGACGCCGGAGGAAGTCGGCGCGGACGGCCGGGTGGAGCGGGTAGTCCGCGAGCGCGTCGCCGAGGTCGTCGAGGAGCGCGAGCCCGACCCGCGGACCGTAGGCCATGCCGACCGCGACCGCCTGGTTGAGCGCGACGACCGGCGAGGGCACCTGTTCGCGCAGCGCCCCGTAGAGCACCGCGATCTGCCGCCAGTCCGTGTCCGCCGCGGTCGGCGCCGTCGCGTGGCACGCCGCGATCGCCGCCTGGATGACGTACGGCCCGGAGCCACCGGCGGTCTCGAGAAGGCGTTCGGCTTCGGCGATCCCGGCGGCGTCCCAGGTGGAGCGGTCCTGTTCGTCCAGCGGCACCAGCTCGCCGTCGGCGTCGACCCGCGCCGACGAGCGGGAATCGTGGAAGAGCATCAGGGCCAGCAGGCCGGCGGCCTCGGGTTCGTCGGGCATCAGGTCGCGCAGCAGCCGGGCCAGCCGGATCGCCTCGCCGGTCAGCGGGCGGCGCACGAGTTCGGTCCCCGCGGTGGCCGCGTAGCCCTCGGTGAACAGCAGGTACAGCACCGCGAGCACGGCCGGCGTCCGCGACGGCAGGAGATGCGCGGGCGGCACGCGGTACGGGATACCGGCGTGCTTGATCTTCTGCCGCGCGCGGACCAGACGCTTGGCCAGCGCGGCCTCCGAGGTGAGGAAGGCCCGCGCGATCTCCGGCACCGACAGGCCCGCGAGCGTCCGCAACGTCAGCGCCACCCGGGCGTCGAGGGCGAGCGCGGGATGACAGCAGGTGAACATCAGTCGGAGCCGGTCGTCGGCCACGTCGTACCCGGCCGGTTCGTCGACCGGTTCCCGCGCCAGTTCGCGGAGCTTGGTCGCTCCGACGGCCTCCCGCCGCAACCGGTCGATCGCGCGGTTGCGGGCGGTCGTGGTGAGCCACGCGCCGGGGTTGCGCGGCACCCCCTCGGCGGGCCACCGCGCCAGCGCCTGCGCGAACGCGTCCTGCGCGGCCTCTTGGGCGAGCTCCCAGTCCCCGGTCACCCGGATGAGCGTGGCGACGATCTGCCCCCACTCCTCGCGGAACGCGCGCTCGACGGCGTCCGCGGTCACAGGAGCGGCCGCACCTCGATGGAGCCGTACGTGGCCGCAGGGTGTTTCGCGGCGATCTCGAGCGCCTCGTCCAGGTCGGCGCACTCGATCAGGCAGAACCCGCCGATCTGTTCGCGGCTCTCCGCGAACGGCCCGTCGGTCAGCAGCGTCTCGCCCTCGCGGACGCGGACGGTGGTCGCGTCCATCGGCGGGTGCAGGCCGGCGCCGCCGACGAGCACACCGCGGGCGAGCATCTCGGCGTCCCAACCGCCGCACCCGTCGTTCGCGTGCCCGGCGGCGGTCTCGTCGCCGGCGATCAGCAGGACGTACTTCATTTTCGACCACCTATCGCCAGGCGAAGACCGGCTGTTCGAGGTGCGCCACCGAGGTGGGGCGTCCGTGCAGCGCCACTTCGCGGAACTGGTAGAGCACCGCGGCCGTCGGCGCGTGGATCAAGCTACCCACCAGCGGCAGCTGGATCACCGGATCGTCGGACTCGGGGATCCGCAGGTAGCGCGGTTCGACGTCGAGGTCGGCCAGCGGGATCGTGTACAGCTCGGCGACCTCGGCCGGGTTCGGCACCGGCGGCGGAACCACGCCGAGCGCGAGGACGACCGGGGTGATCACGTACCCCGACCGGGTGGCGTAGTCG contains:
- a CDS encoding MFS transporter — its product is MRTRHHLGFWLIAGAFLTAMAFSTVPTPLYVLYQRRDGFSSFVVTVVFATYAVGVVISLLLAGHISDRVGRKRVLLPALGLELLAALIFLSSAGLPELLLARFVSGLGVGMIAATATAYLSELHALSRPGDGTGRFEMVSTAANIGGLGVGPLVAGALAQYLPAPLHTPYLLFAVLLVLAIIGVGFTKETVDLSSERPAWRPQRIGITGTDRRAYLAAAVTAFTAFAVFGLFNSLAPGFVAGTLHHPSRLLAGVVVFVVFGAAATAQTLTSGLRPAARFGLGVSVEALGLLVLVAGMATGNLAGFLVGGALAGAGSGVVFKSAIGAVISSAAPAARGEALAGLFLIGYLGLIVPSLALGVTTRFVDATTAMYWFTGALLFLLATGAWLHGAESPRRLVTTSGSVLGK
- a CDS encoding alpha-1,6-glucosidase domain-containing protein, with the protein product MDVDLARAAARWISTDRIVWRPADRVRLHTAPRGGLAVTGGRVTGGTGVDLLPGLRVPDLPVRELLTGQLVVAAYDADDELVDATGVQIAGVLDDLYAGAATRTLGPVWRDGVPSLSLWAPTAKSVAVRIGDGVHPMRRDGDGVWTVTGEPTWKDRDYRFDVEVFVPETGRVEHNRVTDPYSIGLAVNSTHSRLVDLGEWTGTPSPPGPDRAIYELHVRDFSIGDTSVPPEHRGTYLAFTHPDSVGMTHLARLARAGLTTVHLLPVADFSSVDDVRSAGPGDLHGFAPDGAEQQERVTAVADEDGFNWGYDPLHWTVPEGSYAVDPDARTAEVRAMVDALHRVGLRVVLDVVYNHTATAGQGGTNNLDRIVPGYYHRLDDTGVVYTSTCCPNTATEHTMAGKLLIDSVLTWARAYGVDGFRFDLMGHHPRALLVELRERYDGLLYGEGWDFGEVAGNALFVNASQANMVGTGVSTFDDSLRDAVRGGSPFDDDPRVQGFASGLFTDPNGVSPSSRDQLSALQDRIRSGLTNADAVTYVDAHDNLTLYDALTYKLPPTTSMADRIRMNTLALALTAVGPGLTFWHAGVESLRSKSFDADSYNSGDWFNVYDPTGVTHGFGRGLPPAAKNAAWWKYARPLLADAALRPTAEDVEAATASAETLLRLRASTPLFRLRDPGSVSFPASAPGVIVMMIDDRPGSTGTALVVVFNATPFATTQFVPAAAGADFALHPVQASGPDPVVRTASFVVGSGAFTVPARTAAVFVADAGPRG
- a CDS encoding DUF1707 SHOCT-like domain-containing protein → MATLPEPTSRPDTDPASGRLSAPVSPAPPPEAPQAPVASSSFAAPEPSAPAAPEASAPPAAPEPQAAPAPAFEPLAAEPLAPPAPAFPESATAPSAPGAEAAVPPAPTSGPGAGAPGRMDMRASNTDRERVAAALHEAATEGRIDLHELDARLAQVYSARTYGELIPLTRDIPMPRAEFTPEPTTNTAAHPVLPPSTWAAAVMSGFKRSGPWTVPEKFECIAFWGGGEVDLREAVFTSSTVTIRAVAIMGGIEITVPENATVHVNGIGIMGGFDDNATGPGVPGAPVIIVTGLSFWGGVDVKRKPPKAEIERRRLERKRLKADKRNRRDLDD
- a CDS encoding maleylpyruvate isomerase family mycothiol-dependent enzyme; the protein is MIRTLIAAQRVQLADTLTSLPEASWDAPTLCDGWRVREVIAHVAMEFRYPAGRFFWHFALAGFNFHRLNDRRAAADAAALSSAELTASIRDNVHHPWKPPGTGYPTTLTHETVHALDVMVPLGVDWPVPEPTVRAVLDAWDVEHGQKYFGVDLTGVRLCADDLDWSVGDGEPLSGHATDLLLVLAGRKVPAGHLTGASAPRFS
- the dinB gene encoding DNA polymerase IV, which codes for MSSEASILHADLDAFYASVEQRDDPRLRGRPVIVGGGVVLAASYEAKACGVRTAMGGRMARALCPQAIVVPPRMSAYSEASRAVFEVFRDTTPLVEGLSIDEAFLDVGGLRKVSGSPADIAARLRVAVRERVGLAITVGVARTKFLAKVASGVAKPDGLLVVESGTELAFLHELPVERLWGVGTVTSAKLRARRIVTVGQVARLGEAYLVSVLGQHAGRHLHALAHNRDPRPVVVGRRRRSMGAQRALGRGPHGTPDLEAALAGLVDRVGRRMRKASRSGRTVTLRLRFDDYTRATRSHTLTRPTSATAVLLGAARDLLAAALPLITERGITLIGVAVGNLDSQGEQLLLPLEGPDDGGLDSALDAVRERFGSSAVTRATLLGRGEGVAVPLLPD
- a CDS encoding TIGR03620 family F420-dependent LLM class oxidoreductase — protein: MIGVWLAPAPFLTSTIAEQRTAFARIEELGYHSLWTGEPAPAAATVAPAREIFSHHAIALAATDRLVVGSGIANVAARGPATMRGAAATLAEAFPGRYVLGLGGAAGPSALRAYLDEFDAVPLLPDVRYPRVLAALGPKALGLAAERADGVHPFLQPVAHTRVARDAVGPGALVVPHQAAVLETDPDAARARLRAVFGRMPAADNPYVRSYRRLGYGDDDLVAGYSDRLVDDLLAWGDEAAIAARLHAHREAGADEVLVQPFAESLSDVLRVLERLAGELFGR
- a CDS encoding LLM class flavin-dependent oxidoreductase, with the protein product MTTLGVVFRPQVPPERLRAVARAADDAGLEELWLWEDCFWQSGIAGAAAALSATERLRVGIGLMPVPFRNPVLATLEVATLERMFPGRFLPGFGHGVQDWMGQVGARAASPLTLLRENVDAMRALLRGEELSVSGRYVKLDKVKLDYPPEQAPPILVGAVGPKTLRLAGEHADGTILDSQKTVSDVREAVAMIGEGRAAAGRTDPHSIVYMGVAVTGPDAEARLQAELDYWKYDPASGLGVAGGAEAFAAEAAKFAGAGADTMIFQPPADEPDLEGYVRFVAQEVRPLVG
- a CDS encoding LysR family transcriptional regulator; amino-acid sequence: MELRHLEFFVAVAEEQSFTKASTRLRIVQSGVSSAIKALEKDLGAALFDRSGRQIELTDAGAAFLPKARAALDAARDAREAVQEVRGGIRGTLRIGTLTAIDLIDLPALMADYHRRHPAVHLRLSAAPSGSAGLVDSLTEGKLDVTFVSMPGGAPPGIALRDLADAPLDLVVPAAHPLAARESVRLTDFADEPFVDFPDGYGNRAVTDRAFAAAGLQRSVSIEIVNIATGADFVRHGMGVALLPRFLIPGRSDLRSLPVTDADMRWPLSAATSTLRRPSAAARAFLALLPQHTP